The following are from one region of the Bradyrhizobium septentrionale genome:
- a CDS encoding dihydrofolate reductase family protein yields MGKVRTSVFTVSIDGFGAALRQSLEHPFGEGGLALPASWLFETRAFRAMIGQDGGTTGLDDEIARKSMEGIGAWILGRNMFGPIRGPWPDDSWKGWWGDNPPYHTPVYVLTHHARPDIEMEGGTTFHFVTDGMLAALERARAVAGDKDIRVGGGVSVVRQFLQARLLDELQLVLPPVVLGAGESLFAGLDLPALGYAVVSHVASPYATHVTFARKS; encoded by the coding sequence ATGGGAAAAGTCAGGACTTCAGTATTCACGGTCTCAATCGACGGATTTGGCGCGGCGTTGCGCCAAAGCCTCGAACATCCATTCGGCGAGGGCGGCCTGGCGCTGCCCGCCTCCTGGTTGTTCGAGACGCGGGCCTTTCGCGCGATGATCGGCCAGGACGGCGGGACCACCGGGCTCGACGACGAGATCGCGCGCAAGTCGATGGAGGGTATCGGCGCCTGGATTCTCGGGCGGAACATGTTCGGCCCGATCCGAGGGCCATGGCCGGATGATTCCTGGAAGGGCTGGTGGGGCGACAATCCGCCTTACCACACGCCGGTGTACGTGCTGACCCATCACGCGCGGCCCGACATCGAGATGGAAGGCGGCACCACCTTCCACTTCGTGACCGACGGCATGCTTGCCGCACTGGAGCGGGCGCGCGCGGTTGCGGGGGACAAGGACATCCGCGTCGGCGGCGGCGTCTCGGTGGTGCGGCAATTCCTGCAGGCGCGTCTGCTCGACGAATTGCAGCTGGTGTTGCCGCCGGTCGTGCTCGGCGCCGGAGAGAGCCTGTTCGCGGGCCTCGATCTGCCTGCTCTCGGCTACGCCGTGGTTTCTCATGTCGCGAGCCCGTACGCCACGCACGTCACCTTCGCGCGCAAGAGCTAG
- a CDS encoding TetR/AcrR family transcriptional regulator produces MVQKSKRPPSAAKIEAPVAPKRRGRPRAYEPDVALGKALDLFRRDGFAATSLDDLSAATGMNRPSLYGAFGDKRELYIKSYQRYRDDARAAMVDIFRAEAPLRERLERIYRIALDIYLSGESGPRGCFTVMTAASEAVSDPGIRSMVVEGLTELDKAFGICFRHAKERGELADGADPAALAHLASATIHTIAIRARARVSRKELEAIVKGAVDVMCGPK; encoded by the coding sequence ATGGTACAAAAAAGTAAGAGGCCGCCATCTGCTGCCAAGATCGAGGCGCCGGTCGCACCGAAGCGCCGCGGACGGCCGCGCGCCTATGAGCCGGATGTCGCGCTCGGCAAGGCGCTCGATCTGTTCCGGCGCGACGGCTTTGCCGCGACCTCGCTCGATGATCTCAGCGCTGCGACCGGCATGAACCGGCCAAGCCTTTATGGCGCGTTCGGCGACAAGCGCGAGCTCTACATCAAGAGCTACCAGCGCTATCGCGACGACGCGCGCGCCGCGATGGTCGACATCTTCCGCGCCGAGGCACCGCTGCGCGAGCGGCTCGAGCGCATCTACCGCATCGCGCTCGACATCTATCTCTCGGGCGAGTCCGGCCCGCGCGGCTGCTTCACGGTGATGACCGCGGCGTCCGAGGCGGTGTCGGATCCGGGCATCCGCAGCATGGTGGTGGAGGGCCTGACCGAGCTCGACAAGGCGTTCGGCATCTGCTTCCGCCACGCCAAGGAGCGCGGCGAGCTGGCTGACGGTGCCGATCCGGCCGCGCTGGCGCATCTCGCCTCCGCCACCATCCACACCATTGCGATTCGTGCTCGCGCCCGGGTGTCGCGCAAGGAGCTCGAGGCGATCGTGAAGGGCGCCGTCGACGTGATGTGCGGGCCGAAATAG
- a CDS encoding glutathione binding-like protein, whose protein sequence is MDLYFSPLACSMATRVALYEAGQPANYLEVDPKTKQVRNDGSDFNKVNPLGLVPTLRTDDGVVLTENAAILQYVADQFPRAGLGTVSNAERSRLHQWLCFIGTELHKGLFLPLLDRKAPPDAKTYALEKYVSRLDYVENHLKGRDYLLDHFSVADAYLVTVINWTMATPPIELAKWPALKAYYERLRTRPSVAKAVAEEFELYKAEIARHKAAA, encoded by the coding sequence ATGGACCTTTATTTCTCGCCGCTTGCCTGCTCGATGGCGACCCGCGTCGCGCTCTATGAGGCCGGCCAGCCGGCCAACTATCTCGAGGTCGATCCGAAGACCAAGCAGGTGCGCAACGACGGCTCCGACTTCAACAAGGTCAACCCGCTCGGCCTGGTGCCGACGTTGCGCACCGACGACGGCGTGGTGCTGACCGAGAACGCCGCGATCCTGCAATATGTCGCCGACCAGTTCCCGCGCGCCGGCCTCGGCACCGTGTCGAACGCCGAGCGGTCACGGCTGCATCAATGGCTGTGCTTCATCGGCACCGAGCTGCACAAGGGCCTGTTCCTGCCGCTGCTCGACAGGAAGGCGCCGCCGGACGCCAAGACTTACGCGCTGGAGAAATACGTCTCGCGGCTCGACTATGTCGAGAACCATCTGAAGGGCCGCGACTATTTGCTCGATCATTTCAGCGTCGCCGACGCCTATCTCGTCACGGTCATCAACTGGACGATGGCGACGCCGCCGATCGAACTCGCAAAATGGCCGGCGCTGAAGGCCTATTACGAGCGACTGCGGACCCGGCCATCGGTCGCAAAGGCGGTCGCGGAGGAGTTCGAGCTCTACAAGGCCGAGATCGCGCGGCACAAGGCAGCGGCGTAG
- a CDS encoding IS110 family transposase, producing the protein MLKTTTADRPELKPVNVGAAAIDIGSKMHMAAVNPACTDVPVRTFSTFTQDLHSLADWFKTCGVTSVAMESTGVYWIPVYEILEQRGFEVILVNARYAKNVPGRKTDVSDAAWLRQLHSYGLLRGSFRPDAEIATLRAYLRQRERLVEYAAAHIQHMQKALMEMNLQLHHVVSDITGATGMRIIRAIVAGERNPDVLATYRDVRCHSSTETIRAALIGNDREEHVFALTQSLELYDIYQAKMLDCDRKLEVLIAALSNREAKPVGKLSQPRVKTKQVNTPTFDVRTALYGVLGVDLTEIHGLGPSLALKLVGECGKDLRAWPTAKHFTSWLCLAPGNKISGGKVLSSRTRRSSSRAAALLRLAATTVGRSDTALGAFYRRLSSRAGKSKAVTATARKIAVLFYNTLRHGMSYRDPGADQYERQYRSRVLANLQRRAKSLGFVLQAIPCNANQAVS; encoded by the coding sequence ATGCTCAAGACGACAACTGCAGATCGCCCGGAATTGAAGCCAGTCAACGTCGGGGCGGCTGCCATCGACATCGGATCAAAGATGCACATGGCCGCCGTGAACCCGGCCTGCACCGATGTCCCAGTGCGCACGTTCAGCACGTTCACACAGGACCTGCATAGTCTGGCGGACTGGTTCAAGACATGCGGTGTGACCAGCGTCGCGATGGAATCCACTGGCGTCTATTGGATCCCGGTCTACGAGATTCTGGAGCAGCGCGGGTTCGAGGTCATTCTGGTCAACGCGCGGTATGCCAAGAATGTGCCCGGGCGCAAGACCGATGTCAGCGATGCTGCGTGGTTACGCCAGCTTCATTCCTATGGGCTGTTACGCGGCAGCTTCCGTCCCGATGCCGAGATTGCGACCCTGCGCGCTTATCTGCGCCAGCGGGAGCGGCTGGTTGAATATGCTGCCGCCCATATCCAGCACATGCAGAAGGCTCTGATGGAGATGAACCTGCAGCTCCATCATGTCGTCTCGGATATCACCGGAGCGACTGGTATGCGGATTATCCGAGCCATTGTTGCAGGCGAGCGCAATCCCGACGTTCTGGCAACCTATCGAGACGTGCGCTGCCATTCTTCAACGGAGACGATCCGCGCGGCGCTGATCGGCAACGACCGGGAGGAACATGTCTTCGCTCTGACCCAATCGCTGGAACTCTACGACATCTACCAGGCGAAGATGCTGGACTGCGACCGCAAGCTCGAAGTCTTGATCGCCGCGCTTAGCAACAGAGAAGCAAAGCCGGTCGGAAAGCTATCCCAGCCACGCGTAAAGACCAAGCAGGTCAACACACCCACCTTCGATGTCAGGACCGCGCTGTACGGTGTGCTCGGCGTTGATCTGACTGAGATCCATGGGCTGGGTCCGTCACTCGCATTGAAGCTCGTCGGCGAGTGCGGCAAGGATCTGAGGGCGTGGCCAACCGCCAAGCACTTCACCTCTTGGCTCTGCCTCGCACCCGGCAACAAAATCTCCGGTGGCAAGGTACTATCTTCACGCACGCGGAGATCCTCCAGCCGGGCAGCCGCACTACTGCGATTGGCAGCCACAACCGTGGGGCGGAGCGATACGGCGCTCGGAGCATTCTATCGCCGGCTGTCCTCACGCGCGGGCAAGTCGAAGGCGGTGACGGCGACCGCCCGCAAGATTGCAGTTTTATTCTACAACACACTCCGGCATGGCATGAGCTACAGGGATCCAGGTGCCGACCAATATGAGCGACAATATCGCAGCCGCGTCCTCGCTAACCTTCAGCGCCGGGCCAAATCGCTCGGCTTTGTCTTGCAGGCCATTCCGTGCAACGCCAATCAGGCTGTTTCTTAG
- a CDS encoding ArsR/SmtB family transcription factor, with protein MPPDPLSSTFAALADPTRRAILARLALGETSVMELAKPFDMSLPAISKHLKVLEHAGLISRGREAQWRPCRIAPASFKEVDGWLGNFRRFWDESFNRLDGLLEEMKAEEAAKAPPRTRKVRVTKEKQRGRTRG; from the coding sequence ATGCCGCCCGACCCCCTCAGTTCGACTTTCGCGGCGCTGGCCGATCCAACCCGGCGCGCGATCCTGGCGCGGCTCGCGCTCGGCGAGACCTCGGTGATGGAGTTGGCAAAGCCGTTCGATATGAGCCTGCCGGCGATCTCAAAACACCTGAAGGTGCTCGAGCATGCCGGGCTGATCTCGCGCGGGCGCGAGGCGCAGTGGCGGCCGTGCCGCATCGCGCCCGCGTCGTTCAAAGAGGTTGACGGCTGGCTCGGGAATTTCCGCCGCTTCTGGGACGAGAGCTTCAACCGCCTCGACGGCCTGCTCGAGGAGATGAAGGCGGAGGAGGCAGCAAAGGCCCCGCCGCGCACCCGTAAAGTCAGAGTAACCAAGGAGAAGCAACGTGGACGCACGCGTGGATAA
- a CDS encoding adenylate/guanylate cyclase domain-containing protein → MTAVLLADVVGYSRLMSTDEDATHVMLAECFGGLIEPKVSEHGGRLIRSSGDGLLVEFGSALDAVRCGIEIQQELSKRNAGAAPERRFQMRIGVNAGDVIFDERDIYGNSVNIAARLETLAEPGELFVTNTVRDQLLGHPDLAFEDRGRYRLKNIDPPIQVFRVTQAQEQDKSLLGRMRLVARRTVALPPMRRSVVAALAVLLAIATFVGTVPLWHGQKAQSAQASIMVMPFRSMSNDPQEGYFADAVTDDLTTHLSRLADTVVIARATAFTYKGKDIDPRQIGQDCDVRYLLEGSIRKIGTKVQANAHLVDARSATAIWADQFDTDVTDLFELQEVVTGRIASSLGLQLVKAESRRRNRSGDSNAIDMRLRAMAILIESITPQHNLIARKYLQDSLQLSPQSAIAWSQLADVLMRDYLNRWNEAAGTDSNARIELLNQAEHALQQAFSLDPTIALSHMDDGFIRRAKGDHQGALDAFERALALDPNLALAYAQKANQLVLTGHPKEAPPLVLKAIRLSPRDPARSVFSWVLGRAYFAMGNYDDAIVWLRRAVEERRTVWFSRAHLVSAFALAGKQTEAVDALNDFNGALPGYTLARIRDIYSQEIPNQHLAFQATLNELFKGLQQAGMK, encoded by the coding sequence ATGACAGCCGTCCTGCTGGCGGACGTCGTTGGCTACAGTCGGCTCATGTCGACCGACGAGGACGCCACACACGTGATGCTGGCCGAATGTTTCGGCGGCCTGATCGAACCCAAAGTTTCCGAGCATGGTGGTCGCCTTATCCGATCCAGCGGCGATGGATTACTTGTCGAGTTTGGCAGCGCTCTGGATGCCGTACGTTGCGGTATCGAAATTCAGCAGGAATTGAGCAAGCGCAATGCCGGTGCCGCCCCCGAGCGCCGCTTCCAAATGCGCATCGGCGTAAATGCCGGTGACGTCATTTTCGACGAGCGCGATATCTACGGAAACAGCGTCAATATTGCAGCACGGCTAGAGACTCTCGCCGAGCCGGGCGAGCTATTTGTTACCAATACTGTTCGGGATCAGCTCCTGGGTCATCCGGACCTCGCATTTGAGGACAGGGGCCGTTACCGGCTCAAGAACATTGACCCTCCGATTCAGGTCTTTCGGGTCACCCAGGCCCAGGAGCAAGACAAATCCCTCCTGGGACGAATGCGTCTCGTCGCGCGCCGAACTGTCGCACTTCCTCCGATGCGTCGTTCGGTGGTCGCTGCATTAGCCGTCTTATTGGCCATCGCGACGTTTGTAGGCACAGTGCCGCTTTGGCATGGCCAAAAAGCGCAGTCTGCTCAAGCTTCCATCATGGTCATGCCGTTTCGCAGCATGAGCAATGATCCGCAGGAGGGCTATTTCGCCGACGCGGTCACCGATGATCTAACCACGCACCTTTCCCGCTTGGCTGATACTGTGGTGATTGCGCGTGCAACGGCTTTCACTTACAAAGGGAAAGATATCGACCCTCGACAGATCGGACAGGACTGCGACGTTCGATATCTCTTGGAAGGCAGCATCCGGAAAATCGGTACCAAGGTGCAAGCTAACGCGCACCTGGTAGATGCGCGTTCCGCGACGGCTATTTGGGCGGATCAATTTGATACTGATGTTACTGACCTTTTCGAATTGCAGGAAGTTGTAACGGGTCGAATCGCGTCGTCGCTCGGACTTCAACTGGTCAAGGCCGAGAGCCGTCGACGTAATCGATCGGGAGATTCCAATGCGATTGATATGAGGTTACGCGCCATGGCTATTCTCATTGAATCGATTACCCCGCAGCACAATCTTATCGCACGCAAGTATCTTCAGGATTCTCTGCAGCTCAGCCCGCAATCGGCCATCGCCTGGAGCCAACTGGCAGATGTCTTGATGCGTGACTATTTGAATCGCTGGAACGAAGCTGCTGGAACGGATTCCAACGCACGCATTGAGCTGCTGAACCAGGCCGAGCATGCGCTGCAACAGGCATTCAGTCTCGACCCGACCATTGCTCTGAGCCACATGGATGATGGCTTTATTCGCCGTGCGAAGGGGGATCATCAAGGAGCCCTGGACGCTTTCGAACGGGCGCTTGCCCTCGATCCCAATCTTGCCCTCGCATATGCTCAGAAAGCCAATCAACTTGTCCTGACGGGGCATCCCAAGGAAGCGCCTCCGCTGGTGTTGAAGGCGATCAGACTCAGTCCTCGCGATCCTGCCAGGAGTGTATTTTCCTGGGTCCTGGGGCGCGCATACTTCGCGATGGGAAACTACGACGATGCAATTGTCTGGCTTCGAAGAGCCGTTGAGGAGAGACGCACGGTTTGGTTCAGTCGAGCGCATTTGGTGAGCGCCTTTGCGCTGGCCGGAAAGCAAACCGAAGCGGTCGACGCGTTGAATGATTTCAACGGCGCACTGCCGGGCTACACACTGGCGCGTATCCGCGACATCTATTCCCAGGAAATTCCAAATCAGCATCTAGCGTTTCAGGCTACCTTGAATGAACTCTTCAAGGGATTGCAGCAGGCGGGGATGAAATAA
- a CDS encoding DUF1348 family protein, with protein MSRPPLPPFTRETAAQKARMAEDAWNSRDPVRVAGAYTEDSRWRNRSEVFGGREAIVAFLTRKWEKELEYRLIKDLWAFDNNRIAVRFQYEWHDADGNWFRSYGNEQWEFDEHGLMRRREASINDIAISEKDRRFHWPAPGPRPADVPGLGQEPF; from the coding sequence ATGTCACGCCCGCCACTGCCGCCCTTCACCCGCGAGACCGCCGCGCAAAAGGCGCGCATGGCGGAGGATGCCTGGAATTCGCGCGACCCCGTTCGGGTTGCCGGCGCCTATACCGAGGACAGCCGCTGGCGCAACCGCTCCGAGGTGTTCGGGGGACGCGAGGCGATCGTGGCCTTCCTGACCCGCAAATGGGAGAAGGAACTGGAGTATCGCCTGATCAAGGATCTCTGGGCGTTCGACAACAACCGCATCGCGGTGCGCTTCCAGTACGAATGGCACGATGCCGACGGCAACTGGTTTCGCTCCTACGGCAACGAGCAGTGGGAGTTCGACGAGCACGGCCTGATGCGCCGCCGCGAGGCCTCGATCAACGACATCGCGATATCGGAGAAGGACCGCCGCTTCCACTGGCCCGCGCCCGGCCCGCGTCCGGCCGACGTGCCGGGGTTGGGGCAGGAGCCGTTCTGA
- a CDS encoding transposase, with product MQERQRRSFTEEYKRQAAELVVSSGRSITSVGKELGLRDSVLRRWVEKLRQEPAAAARRPTTQATPMPADQAAEIARLREENERLRMERDILKNCPAPWRACAG from the coding sequence ATGCAAGAGCGTCAACGTCGGTCGTTTACCGAGGAGTACAAGCGGCAGGCCGCTGAACTCGTGGTATCGAGTGGCCGGTCGATCACGTCGGTCGGCAAGGAACTCGGTCTGCGTGATTCGGTGCTGCGGCGCTGGGTGGAGAAGCTCCGGCAGGAGCCGGCAGCGGCGGCGCGGCGCCCCACGACGCAAGCGACGCCGATGCCGGCGGACCAGGCTGCCGAGATCGCCCGGCTGCGCGAGGAGAATGAGCGGCTGCGCATGGAGCGGGACATTTTAAAAAACTGTCCAGCGCCGTGGCGTGCCTGCGCGGGGTAG
- a CDS encoding IS110 family transposase — MYHYAGIDVSLECSSVCLVDGTGKILREAKVASEPEALIGWFRSLGLVLERIGLEAGPLSQWLYAAMQDAGLAVELLETRHVRDAFKAMPVKSDRNDARGIAQLMRLGWFRPVHCKSIEAQETRAVLTARKLLQSKLRDIENSLRGVLRGFGLKVGPTTERTFAERIRELVAGHPGLEVVAQALLEAHAVLRREFNGLDKHTQRLARSHPQAKLLMTTPSVGPIVALTYASAIDDPKRFRSSKATGAHFGLTPKKYQSGETDYTGRISKIGDASVREALYQAAHVMLTKPVRNCSALKGWAMRIARRAGMRKAKVALARKLAVILHRMLADAKPFNPMAKASAT, encoded by the coding sequence ATGTACCACTATGCAGGAATCGACGTGTCTTTGGAATGCTCGAGCGTCTGCCTTGTCGATGGGACGGGTAAGATTTTGCGCGAGGCGAAGGTTGCGAGCGAGCCGGAGGCCCTGATCGGCTGGTTCCGGTCGCTGGGGTTGGTGCTGGAACGGATCGGGCTGGAGGCTGGTCCGCTGTCGCAATGGCTCTACGCAGCGATGCAGGATGCGGGCCTGGCAGTCGAACTGTTGGAGACGCGGCACGTCCGCGATGCCTTCAAGGCGATGCCGGTGAAGTCGGACCGCAACGATGCCCGCGGGATCGCGCAACTGATGCGGCTGGGCTGGTTCCGGCCGGTGCACTGCAAGTCGATCGAAGCGCAGGAGACGCGGGCGGTTCTGACGGCACGCAAGCTGCTGCAGTCGAAGCTGCGCGACATCGAGAACAGCCTGCGCGGCGTGCTCCGCGGCTTCGGTCTGAAGGTCGGCCCGACCACCGAGCGCACGTTCGCCGAACGCATCCGGGAGCTCGTAGCGGGCCATCCTGGACTTGAGGTGGTGGCCCAGGCACTGCTCGAAGCCCACGCCGTGCTGCGGCGCGAGTTCAATGGCCTGGATAAGCACACCCAAAGGCTCGCCAGGTCGCACCCGCAGGCGAAGCTCTTGATGACGACACCGTCCGTCGGCCCGATCGTGGCGCTCACCTATGCCTCGGCGATCGACGACCCGAAGCGCTTCCGGTCATCGAAGGCGACGGGAGCGCATTTTGGCCTCACCCCGAAGAAGTACCAATCGGGCGAAACCGACTATACCGGCCGCATCAGCAAGATCGGCGATGCCTCCGTGCGCGAGGCGCTCTATCAGGCGGCTCATGTCATGCTGACCAAGCCGGTCAGGAACTGCTCGGCGCTGAAGGGCTGGGCGATGCGGATCGCCCGGCGCGCAGGCATGCGCAAGGCCAAGGTGGCGCTTGCACGCAAGCTCGCCGTGATCCTGCATCGCATGCTCGCCGACGCCAAACCGTTCAACCCGATGGCCAAGGCCTCGGCAACCTAA
- a CDS encoding ABC transporter substrate-binding protein, translating into MLQISCRKLCTVVSVGALSAVFASAQPISSLVHAKTLIAVMHSDLRILDPGFTGAYITRDHGYMVFDTLLATDSNFKIQPQMADWKVSDDKLTYTFTLRDGLKWHDGSPVTAEDCVASLKRWSKNETMGQTLMDFTASIEATNDKTITLKLKEPYGLVLESIGKPSSIVPFMMPKRLAETPPGQQIKEQVGSGPFKFVQSEFQPGVKAVYEKNTDYVPRKEPPSWTSGGKVVKVDRVEWIRMPDAQTAVNALQSGDIDFVENIPFDLVTKLAANKDLKLETLDKHGFQIVGRMNFLYPPFDNVLVRRAALRALNQKDVLDALVGNSEYYQLCGAVFGCDTPLATDTGSESLVKGSGLAEATKLLGESGYDGTPVVIMAPGDVLVFKAQPIVAAQLLRRAGFNVDLQATDWQTVVSRRASQKPPKEGGWNMFFTNFIIADVVDPVVNILVNGRGRNGGWFGWPESARLEALKDQFARASTPAEQKKIAADIQAVVYDQVIYVPLGQWRGVGAWRKSLSGVLDGPATPIFWNIDKSE; encoded by the coding sequence ATGCTTCAGATATCATGTCGGAAACTTTGCACTGTGGTGTCCGTTGGCGCCTTGTCGGCAGTGTTCGCTTCGGCGCAACCGATCTCGTCGCTAGTGCATGCGAAGACTCTCATTGCGGTGATGCATTCCGATCTGCGCATCCTCGACCCGGGCTTCACCGGGGCGTATATCACGCGCGATCACGGCTACATGGTCTTTGACACTTTGCTCGCCACGGACTCCAACTTCAAGATCCAGCCGCAGATGGCGGATTGGAAGGTCTCCGACGACAAGCTCACCTACACCTTCACTCTCCGCGACGGACTTAAATGGCATGATGGCAGCCCGGTCACCGCGGAAGACTGCGTTGCGTCGCTCAAGCGCTGGAGCAAGAACGAGACCATGGGCCAGACGCTGATGGACTTCACGGCCAGCATTGAGGCCACTAACGACAAAACCATCACGCTGAAACTGAAAGAGCCTTACGGGTTGGTGCTGGAATCGATTGGAAAACCTTCATCGATTGTTCCGTTCATGATGCCCAAGCGTCTGGCCGAAACGCCGCCGGGCCAGCAAATCAAGGAGCAGGTCGGCTCCGGTCCCTTCAAGTTCGTTCAGTCTGAATTCCAGCCCGGCGTAAAGGCAGTCTATGAGAAAAACACGGACTACGTGCCACGCAAGGAGCCGCCGAGCTGGACGTCGGGCGGCAAGGTCGTGAAGGTCGATCGCGTCGAATGGATCAGGATGCCAGATGCACAGACCGCCGTGAACGCGCTGCAATCTGGCGACATAGACTTCGTGGAGAATATCCCCTTCGATCTCGTAACGAAGTTGGCTGCCAACAAGGACTTGAAGCTTGAAACCCTGGACAAGCATGGCTTCCAGATCGTCGGACGCATGAATTTTCTTTACCCGCCGTTCGATAACGTCCTGGTGCGCCGCGCGGCGTTGCGGGCGCTGAACCAGAAGGATGTGCTGGACGCACTGGTCGGCAATTCAGAATACTACCAGCTATGCGGCGCGGTTTTCGGTTGTGATACGCCGTTGGCCACCGACACCGGTTCGGAGTCGCTGGTGAAAGGCAGTGGTCTCGCAGAAGCGACCAAGCTGCTTGGCGAATCCGGTTACGACGGCACACCTGTCGTGATCATGGCGCCCGGTGACGTCCTGGTGTTCAAGGCACAGCCGATCGTCGCGGCGCAACTGCTGCGCAGGGCTGGTTTCAACGTGGACCTGCAGGCGACCGATTGGCAAACAGTGGTCTCCCGTCGCGCCAGCCAGAAGCCGCCCAAAGAGGGCGGTTGGAACATGTTTTTCACCAACTTCATCATTGCCGATGTGGTGGACCCCGTCGTCAACATATTGGTCAACGGTCGAGGCAGGAACGGTGGTTGGTTTGGTTGGCCGGAATCGGCCCGGCTCGAAGCGTTGAAAGACCAGTTCGCGCGTGCATCCACGCCGGCCGAGCAGAAGAAGATCGCCGCAGATATCCAGGCGGTCGTCTATGATCAGGTGATCTATGTCCCCCTCGGGCAATGGCGCGGGGTCGGCGCGTGGCGAAAATCGCTCTCAGGCGTGCTTGACGGCCCTGCCACGCCGATCTTCTGGAATATCGACAAGTCGGAGTGA
- the ybgC gene encoding tol-pal system-associated acyl-CoA thioesterase — protein sequence MTLPHIDGAIRDGRHHMPVRVYYEDTDFSGIVYHANYLRFMERGRTNHLRLMGAEQNALFEEAQEETGGFAFVVRSMTLDFLKPARMDDMLDIVTWPIAVKGASIMLAQEVRRGDDALVKAQVRVAFVSQGRAQPIPKSIRTLMKADLA from the coding sequence ATGACCTTACCCCATATCGACGGCGCGATCCGCGATGGCCGCCACCATATGCCGGTCCGCGTCTATTACGAGGACACCGATTTTTCCGGGATCGTGTACCACGCCAATTATTTGCGTTTCATGGAGCGCGGACGCACCAATCATCTCCGATTGATGGGCGCCGAGCAGAACGCGCTATTCGAGGAGGCGCAAGAGGAGACTGGCGGCTTCGCCTTTGTCGTGCGCTCGATGACGCTGGACTTCCTCAAGCCCGCGCGGATGGACGACATGCTCGACATCGTGACCTGGCCCATCGCGGTGAAGGGCGCCTCGATCATGCTCGCGCAGGAGGTCAGGCGCGGCGATGACGCGCTTGTGAAGGCGCAGGTGCGCGTTGCTTTCGTCAGTCAGGGCAGGGCACAGCCTATACCGAAGAGCATCCGCACACTGATGAAGGCCGATCTGGCCTGA
- a CDS encoding SRPBCC domain-containing protein — translation MDARVDKTLRITTPSDVEFAMTRQFDAPRHLVFDAMTKPEYLVRWLGCDAMAMPVCEVDLRVGGRYRYVFRSSDGIEHVLTGTFREVARPDRIAFGETFSMPGFASDEYLVTSTFVEEAGTTTLTTTIRHPTKEARDGHLNSGIEKGVEPAYDRLAKIVAGMA, via the coding sequence GTGGACGCACGCGTGGATAAGACGCTGAGGATCACCACCCCGTCGGATGTCGAGTTCGCCATGACGCGCCAGTTCGACGCGCCGCGGCACCTGGTCTTCGATGCGATGACCAAGCCGGAATATCTGGTTCGCTGGCTCGGCTGCGACGCGATGGCGATGCCGGTCTGCGAGGTCGACCTGCGCGTCGGCGGCCGCTATCGCTACGTGTTCCGTTCGTCTGACGGCATCGAGCACGTCCTCACCGGCACCTTCCGCGAGGTCGCGCGCCCGGATCGCATCGCCTTCGGCGAGACGTTTTCGATGCCGGGCTTCGCCAGCGACGAATATCTGGTCACCTCGACCTTCGTCGAGGAAGCCGGCACGACCACGCTGACCACCACCATCCGCCATCCCACCAAGGAGGCGCGCGACGGCCACCTCAATTCCGGCATCGAGAAGGGCGTCGAGCCCGCCTACGACCGGCTCGCGAAGATCGTCGCGGGGATGGCGTGA